A stretch of the Labeo rohita strain BAU-BD-2019 unplaced genomic scaffold, IGBB_LRoh.1.0 scaffold_241, whole genome shotgun sequence genome encodes the following:
- the LOC127159660 gene encoding uncharacterized protein LOC127159660 has translation MSQEIEEELGKLQIGEDLQKSEQEESSEEEVPPAVKVGLLNVRSIKNMKEKRRKIKDLITEQNLDVFLLTETWLENDTPDVALEETKPENFDIHQQPREGRGGGVAILFSQELRGERIPFDSTITTFEYVATALRHEEWDEDVLFINVYQPSTYSIENYEIFVGDLDMLLREVFKRYNRIIVAGDFNVHFEDPSNAKKKTLEAACMSSFVQNVKKPTHKKGGSLDLVFSRNVKVKIVDIRDDGISDHFTVYFSVRPRSKANPLVWASK, from the coding sequence ATGTCACAAGAAATTGAAGAGGAGCTGGGGAAGTTACAAATTGGAGAGGACCTGCAGAAGTCTGAGCAGGAAGAAAGCAGTGAGGAAGAGGTTCCTCCTGCGGTGAAAGTGGGGTTGCTCAATGTTCGTTCAATCAAAAATATGAAGGAAAAAAGACGCAAGATCAAAGATCTCATAACAGAACAAAACCTGGATGTCTTTCTTCTGACAGAGACATGGTTAGAAAATGACACTCCAGATGTAGCCCTTGAAGAAACTAAGCCAGAAAACTTCGACATCCATCAACAGCCCAGGGAAGGTAGAGGGGGAGGAGTCGCCATTCTGTTTTCACAGGAGTTGCGCGGTGAAAGAATTCCTTTTGACTCGACTATAACAACCTTCGAATATGTGGCCACAGCTCTGAGACATGAAGAGTGGGATGAAGATGTTCTGTTCATAAATGTGTATCAGCCGTCGACATACAGCATAGAGAATTATGAAATTTTTGTTGGTGATCTTGACATGCTCTTGAGGGAGGTGTTCAAACGCTACAACAGGATCATTGTGGCTGGTGATTTTAATGTCCATTTCGAGGATCCctctaatgcaaaaaaaaagacgtTGGAAGCTGCCTGTATGTCTAGCTTTGTTCAGAATGTAAAGAAGCCAACACATAAAAAAGGAGGCAGCCTGGATCTGGTTTTCAGCCGCAAtgttaaagtcaaaattgtcgACATCCGTGATGATGGGATTTCAGATCATTTCACTGTGTATTTTAGCGTTAGGCCACGGTCAAAAGCAAATCCTCTAGTATGGGCTTCTAAATGA